A window from Ramlibacter pinisoli encodes these proteins:
- a CDS encoding MFS transporter: protein MSRLAALRPALPLLLGASLLLTFAMGLRQSLGIFMPSLTRDIGIPVADFTLAIAVQNLSWGVLQPFAGALAVRVGYRPLMLGGAVVYIAGLVLLASAGGLVPVIAGAGLCIGLAMACTGPAMAMAVAARAVPAAVRSTVLGIVSAAGSLGAMVAAPVGQLLMQQQGWRIGLVGFTLMALVMLPAAWFAGRGDREPLPAYGAAAGDETAAAALRAAFGSVPFLVMAAAYFVCGMQLIFLTTHLPAYLEICGMDPMLSAQALGCIGAFNVLGSLFFGWAGGRWNKLLLLGLIYTLRSATLAWYFLSVPTPASTLFFASVMGFLWLGVGPLVAGWIVDRFGLRWQAMLGGVAFVSHQVGSFAGAYGGGLLFDALGNYTLAWQIGVAVGLAAGIAQIAFAFAARARPPGPTPAAA from the coding sequence ATGAGCCGCCTTGCCGCCCTGCGTCCAGCCCTGCCATTGCTGCTGGGGGCATCGCTCCTGCTGACCTTCGCGATGGGGCTGCGGCAGAGCCTGGGCATCTTCATGCCCAGCCTCACGCGCGACATCGGCATCCCGGTGGCCGACTTCACGCTCGCCATCGCGGTCCAGAACCTGTCGTGGGGCGTGCTGCAGCCGTTCGCCGGCGCGCTGGCGGTGCGGGTGGGCTACCGGCCGCTGATGCTGGGCGGCGCGGTGGTGTACATCGCCGGGCTGGTCCTGCTGGCCAGCGCCGGCGGCCTGGTGCCGGTGATCGCCGGCGCCGGCCTGTGCATCGGGCTTGCCATGGCCTGCACCGGCCCGGCCATGGCCATGGCGGTCGCCGCGCGCGCCGTGCCGGCGGCGGTGCGCAGCACCGTGCTGGGCATCGTGTCGGCCGCCGGCTCGCTCGGCGCCATGGTCGCCGCGCCGGTCGGCCAGCTGCTGATGCAGCAGCAGGGCTGGCGCATCGGGCTGGTGGGCTTCACGCTGATGGCCCTGGTGATGCTGCCGGCGGCCTGGTTTGCGGGCCGCGGCGATCGCGAGCCGCTGCCCGCTTACGGTGCCGCGGCCGGCGACGAGACTGCTGCGGCGGCGCTGCGCGCAGCCTTCGGCAGCGTGCCCTTCCTGGTCATGGCGGCGGCGTACTTCGTCTGCGGCATGCAGCTGATCTTCCTGACCACGCACCTGCCGGCCTACCTCGAGATCTGCGGCATGGATCCCATGCTCAGCGCGCAGGCGCTGGGCTGCATCGGCGCCTTCAACGTGCTGGGCAGCCTGTTCTTCGGCTGGGCCGGCGGTCGCTGGAACAAGCTGCTGCTGCTCGGCCTGATCTACACCCTGCGCTCGGCCACGCTGGCCTGGTACTTCCTCTCGGTGCCGACGCCGGCCAGCACGCTGTTCTTCGCCTCGGTCATGGGATTCCTCTGGCTGGGGGTGGGGCCGCTGGTGGCCGGCTGGATCGTCGACCGGTTCGGCCTGCGCTGGCAGGCGATGCTGGGCGGGGTGGCCTTCGTCAGCCACCAGGTCGGCAGCTTCGCCGGTGCCTACGGCGGCGGGCTGCTGTTCGACGCGCTGGGCAACTACACCTTGGCCTGGCAGATCGGCGTGGCGGTGGGGCTGGCGGCGGGCATCGCCCAGATCGCGTTCGCGTTCGCGGCCCGCGCGCGGCCGCCCGGGCCCACCCCGGCCGCGGCCTGA
- a CDS encoding mechanosensitive ion channel family protein yields MTTAITDWSAALMTSLAAALAMFLSAIPKIIGFAVIVIVGWLLSALVEKAIAAVLRTVKFNDLAGRSGLGDFVQRMGTGTDPAGMIGLVAKWFIRLIALVVAFDALGLPAVSDVLRELLLWLPNVVVALVVLVIGGLAARALSNLVRGAASEAGISNANLLAKVASALVWTFAIVVAVNQIGIATTLVNTLFMAFVGAIALGLGLAFGLGGRETASQILNKWYAAAQDNAPRLARAAEAGSEMAREQAAGVATGGYGSGSAGGGYQGGGSTGGTGGSYQGTGYAGGPQYPTDGGPRTGSAGASQGNDQMYPTPSAPRHPSEGGS; encoded by the coding sequence ATGACCACAGCAATCACCGATTGGAGCGCAGCGCTGATGACATCGCTGGCCGCTGCGCTGGCCATGTTCCTCTCCGCGATTCCCAAGATCATCGGCTTTGCCGTCATCGTCATCGTCGGCTGGCTGCTGTCGGCACTGGTCGAGAAGGCCATCGCCGCCGTGCTGCGCACGGTGAAGTTCAACGACCTGGCGGGGCGCTCCGGCCTGGGCGACTTCGTGCAGAGGATGGGGACCGGCACCGACCCGGCCGGGATGATCGGGCTGGTGGCCAAGTGGTTCATCCGCCTGATCGCGCTGGTGGTCGCCTTCGATGCGCTGGGCCTGCCGGCCGTGTCGGACGTGCTGCGCGAACTGCTGCTGTGGCTGCCCAACGTGGTCGTGGCCCTGGTGGTGCTGGTGATCGGCGGCCTGGCCGCCCGCGCTTTGAGCAACCTCGTGCGCGGTGCCGCCAGCGAAGCCGGCATCAGCAACGCCAACCTGCTGGCCAAGGTGGCCTCGGCCCTGGTCTGGACCTTCGCGATCGTGGTCGCCGTCAACCAGATCGGCATCGCGACCACGCTGGTGAACACGCTGTTCATGGCCTTCGTCGGCGCCATCGCACTGGGCCTGGGGCTGGCCTTCGGCCTGGGCGGGCGCGAGACCGCCAGCCAGATCCTGAACAAGTGGTACGCCGCGGCGCAGGACAACGCGCCCCGGCTGGCCCGGGCCGCCGAGGCAGGCAGTGAGATGGCGCGCGAGCAGGCCGCCGGCGTGGCGACTGGCGGGTACGGCAGCGGTTCCGCCGGTGGCGGCTACCAGGGTGGCGGCTCCACGGGCGGCACCGGCGGCAGCTACCAGGGCACTGGCTACGCCGGCGGGCCGCAGTACCCGACCGATGGCGGTCCCCGCACGGGGAGCGCCGGCGCATCGCAGGGCAACGACCAGATGTACCCGACGCCTTCGGCGCCGCGCCACCCGAGCGAGGGCGGCTCCTAG